The Candidatus Cloacimonadota bacterium DNA window CTTTATAACGAATTGGATTGCTAAAACTTATATATGGAGGAAATGATGCAGAAAAAATTAGTATTAATGGCAATGGTTATTTTCATTATCTCTTGTTCCGCTCCAAAAAAGCCAATGCAGATTCCTGATTGGGTTTATCATCCTTATAAGGACTATAGCAAAAATCTTTTTATAAATGCTGTGGGTACAGGAAACGCAAAAAGTGCTGCCGAAACGGATGCTTACAACAATATCTCAAAGGCAATTCAAAAGGATGTTACAACTCGCGAATCTGTTAAACAGAAATATCAAGAAAAAATAGGTGCTCGGTTTACTTCTGACGAAACTATGGCAAAACAAACATTATTTGAAAAAGAGCGATCATTAAGAGGTATTGAATTTGAAAAAACATATTTTGATGAAAAAGATGGTGTTTATTTTGTTCTGGCATGTTTAGACCGAATAAAAACAGGCAAAATTTATAATGAAGAAATTGAGAAAAATAATATCCGCATTCAAAATATTTACAGCCAATACAACGGAACTTTAAACAAAATGGAGAAGTTAAAATATCTTCAGAAAGCAATTAATT harbors:
- a CDS encoding LPP20 family lipoprotein, with protein sequence MMQKKLVLMAMVIFIISCSAPKKPMQIPDWVYHPYKDYSKNLFINAVGTGNAKSAAETDAYNNISKAIQKDVTTRESVKQKYQEKIGARFTSDETMAKQTLFEKERSLRGIEFEKTYFDEKDGVYFVLACLDRIKTGKIYNEEIEKNNIRIQNIYSQYNGTLNKMEKLKYLQKAINLADLTEELNEQYRVISILDHGVDLKISKNELVSEQMRFTNNISVSIKAAGKWQKQLVKYLSETFNAIGFNVDPYQNSSLIDFNIAAELTIARANGKRKDLKFISWNLNITVLAKQYGNSELEFTRSGREGHINETEAVNRSLREVFNVISHEFYDYFINNF